The Thalassomonas actiniarum genome contains the following window.
CGGCCTTACTTTCAGCCTGTTGTACTTCCTCGGATGGCGTCTGATACAAAGGGCCTTTATTACCGCAGGCAGTTAATACCAGGATGGAAAAAAGGCCGCCAAGGAGTAAGGTTTTATTTGCTTGTATGCTCATTTATTGATTTATTTACCCTGATAGTGATGTAGGTCAATTGTATTTCACACTTTAGATACGGCGAAAGTGCATTTATCTAAGGTGATTGGTATTATACTCACATGCTTATCAACAATTACAAGCCTTAATACGTGTAAAAGGACAATCAATGAATGACAGCCAGTATAATTTAATCGCAGACGACCTGTTACTTGCCGTTGAAGAGGCAATCGAAGACTGTGGTTATGATATCGATTACGAAGGCGCCGGGGGATTATTAACCCTGACCTTCAAAAATGGCAGCAAAATAATTCTCAACAAACAAGCGCCGTTACACGAAGTTTGGGTTGCGACAAAATTCAACGGCCATCACTTCGCCTATCAGGACAACCAGTGGCGCGATAAAAGGGCCGGGGATGAGTTCTGGCAGTTTTTATCTGCGGCGGTCAGCAAACAGGCAGATGCCGACATTACCTTATCCGAATAAGTCAGGAGTATTTAATGAAAACAACCAAGGTTCGCATCGCGACACGTAAAAGTGCGCTGGCACTGTGGCAGGCAGAATATGTAAAGGCGCAACTGGAGCATTTTCATCCGCAAGTCACGGTGGAACTGGTGCCTATGACCACCAAGGGCGACATTATCCTGGACACCCCGCTGGCCAAAGTCGGCGGCAAAGGCCTGTTTGTTAAAGAACTGGAAGTGGCCATGCTGGAAAACCGCGCCGATATCGCGGTACACTCGATGAAAGATGTACCGGTCGATTTCCCCCCGGGACTAGGGCTGGAAGTCATCTGCCCGCGGGAAGATCCCCGCGATGCCTTTGTTTCCAACAAGTACAATACATTGGCTGAATTACCGCAGGGGGCCATAGTCGGTACTTCAAGCCTGCGTCGCCAGTGTCAGCTGAAAGAGTTACGTCCCGATCTCGATATCCGCGATCTGCGCGGTAACGTCAATACCCGCTTAAGAAAACTTGATGACGGCGAATACGATGCCATTATCTTAGCCTCCGCCGGTTTGATCCGGTTGGAAATGAGTGAGCGCATCAGCGACTATATCGAACCTGAAGTCATGTTACCCGCCAATGGCCAGGGCGCGGTCGGCATAGAGTGCCGCACCGACGACGACACCATCAAGGCCTTACTGGCGCCGTTGGAAGATTTAGCTACCCGTCAGCGGGTACTGGCGGAGCGCGCTATGAACAAGGCCCTGGAAGGGGGCTGTCAGGTGCCTATCGGCAGTTATGCGGTGATCCAAGGCGATCAGCTGTACCTCAGGGGCCTGGTGGGCGCTGTCGACGGCAGCAAGATCATCCGCAGCGAGATCACCGGCTCGCTTGAACAGGGCGAAGACTTAGGTGAACAACTTGCCCAAACCCTGTTATCGCAAGGAGCAGCAGCGATTTTAAAGCAGGTTTATGACAACCACTAAGCTTAAGGTACTGATCACGCGGCCACAGGAAAAAGGCCGCGTATTGGCGCAAAAGTTAACGCAACTCGGCATCTGTGCCAGCCACCAACCGCTTTTTTCTTACCGGGCACTGGCCGACCAGTATGAAATAAGACAAACTTTAACCTTATCACCCAATCCTATCCTGATTTTTGTCAGTGTCGCCGCCGTAAACTACGCCCATGAAAGCTACCCGCTGCAACACTGGCAACATGCCAGGGTTATCGCCGTCGGCGCCGCCACCGAAAAGGCTTTGCAGCAATACGGCATGGATAACGTGATTTGCCCGCAAGAACACAACAGTGAAGGCATGCTGGCCCTGCCGGAACTGGCAGACGTTAACGGGCGGCAGATCATTATTGTCCGCGGCAACGGCGGCCGGGAACTGATGGCCCAAACCTTAAGGGAGCGGGGAGCCAAGGTGAATTATCTTGAATCTTATCAAAGGATTTGGCTATCATTGCCCAGGGATATCCCGCAGCAATGGCAGGCAAAGCCGATTAACTGCATGGTGATCACCAGCAATGCCCTGCTCGAGCGCATCGTCGAGCTCCTGGCCCCGCTGGATGAATTCTGGCAAAAGACCTGTTTATATGTGGTAGCCAGCGAACGCATCGCCGCCAAGGCAAAAGCACTTGGTTTACAACGGGTAGTTAATGCCCGCGGGGCAGATGACCAGGCCATTACCGGCACTTTAATTAACCTTATGACCCAAATAACGGAAGCAGAAAATGACTGAACAAAAACAACCGGAAGACACTGTTCAGGAAAACGCGAGTGCCGCGGACAAGGCCGGCGTTTCACCGGCAACTGACAAAAAACCGCCAGGCAGCGCCCATAAAAACAATCAAGCCTCCATCAAAGCCAAGATGAAAAAAGACGAAAATAACAAAACAGCTCAGGTATCAAAAACCGGCGTGCTGGCCCTGATGCTGGCGCTGCTCGCCTGCGCCGGCAGCGCTGGTTTATATTACTGGCAAAGCCAGCAACAGCCGCTGCAACAAGCACAAACGCAGAAAACGCTGAGCCAACAACTCGAAGCCAAATTAAAAAGCGGTGAACAACAACTGAGCCAGTTACTCCAGGCCCGGGAACAACAGCTGACCGAGCACTTTAACCGGCAAATAAACGCGCTGAAAAGCCAAAGCGAGCAAAACCTGGCACAATTAAACCAGACCCTGAAAGGACTGCAACAAGAACAACCCGGCAACTGGCTTTTTAACGAAGCAGAATATCTAATCCGTATGGCCTCGCGCACCCTGTGGCTGGAGCAGAACACGGATACCGCCATCAGCCTGTTAACCGATGCCGATAAACGCTTAAGCCAAATGAATAACCCGGCATTGTTGCCGGTACGCCAGCTTATCTTTCAGGATATTGAAACCCTTAAACTGCTGCCGCGCCAGCAAAGCGCACAAGTAATTTTAACCCTGATGGGACTGGACAAACAGCTTGGCAGCCTGGTAATGGCACGTCCTTACCGGCAACAAAACCAGGAACAGGCACAAGATTTAACCTTAACCTCAGATCCCGCAGACTGGCGGGAAAACCTGGCCAAGGTTTGGCAAAAATTCCGGGCGAACTATATCATCACCAGCCGTCCGCGCACTAAAGGTGACGATCCTTTGCTGTCGCCGCAACATCAGCAGAACTTACAGGAAAACCTGGCACTCAAACTCCAGCTTGCCATCTGGTCAGCCAGTAAAGGGGAAAGCACCATCTACCGGCAAACCCTGGACGATATCCAGCAATGGCTCAACCAGTATTACGAAAGCGAAAATAAAACCAACCAGGGCTTTATCGCGGCAATAGAAAAACTCAAACCGGCTACCCTGACGGTCAATTATCCGGACAAGCTGGTCTCACTGGCGGCAATACGTAAAGTGATCGCCCAGAACAACAGCAATACAGCCGTACCCGGGCAGGCAAACGGCCAGCCACCGGCGATAAAAACGCCGGAAGAACAGCTTCCAAAGCTTAAGGCTGACCAGGACGGAGCCAGCTTATGAAACGCTTGATCCTGATCTTATGCCTGATACTGCTGGCTATCCTTACTGCCATTGCCATCGGCCCCATGCTGATTGACGGCAAAGGTTATATCACGGTTGTCAGCGGCGATACCGCCTACCAAACCACTATTTTATCGGCGGTTTACCTGCTGACGGCACTGTTTCTGGTGTTACTGGCAGTGCTTTTTATCCTGCGCGGCGGTTTGAGATTTAGTTTAGGTGGCTGGCATAAACTGACACGGGCCAGCCAGCGCCGCGCGTTAAAAAATTTCAACAAAGGCATTACCGCCTATGTAATAGATGACTATGCCCAGGCGGAGCAGCTACTGGCCAAAAGTGCCCAGCTGCCACAGTTTGAACAAACCGCCTATTTACTGGCGGCCTCTGCGGCAGACAAGCAAAACTCAGGCAGCAACCATTATCTCGAGCGGGTCGGTACAGACAAACATTTTATTAAAAATGCCGGACTCGAAGGGGTGCTGGTTAAGGTGAAAATATTTATCGGCCAGGGGGAATATAGTAAAGCCCGGGAGCTGATCGATAATCATCATAAATATATCGGCCATGATGCCAGGCTGCTGGCACTGGAAATCGACCTGTGCCTGATTGAGCAAAGGTTCGAAGCCGCTATCGAACATTTAAAAGCGGCACGCAAACAAAAAACCATCAGCAAGGAAAAGCTCGCCGCCTGGGAGCGAGAGGCTTTTGCCGGTATCTTTAACGATACCATCAGCCAGGCAGATCAAAATGCCCTGTTTGCCTACTGGAAAAAACTGCCCCGTAAAATCCAGCAAAGCGAGCCGGTATTGCTGGCTTATTGCCGGGTATTGGCAGAAAACAAACTTAATGATGCCTTAACGGATATCTTGTTGCCGGTGCTGAAAAAAGATCCCCGCCAGCAGCAGCTACGCGCTTTCCAGGTATTGCCGGTACATCAGGGAGACGCCTTGATCGCCCAGGTACAAAAGCAGCTGGGCAAACATCAGCAAGAGGCAAAATGGTTGAGTTACCTGGGACACCTGGCATTCAATAGCGAGCAATGGCAGATGTCGGAAAGAGCCTTTAACAGCCTGCTGGCATTGGAGACTCCCGGCTACGATGCTTCAGACTTAGAAGCCCTGGCCAGCGTCTTAAGCCAACAGGGAAAGTTTGAACAGGCGAATAAGATATTGACCCGGAGGATTAAGATGCAAGCCTCCCAGGCTAAAGCATAACAAAAGCTTCCGGCGGTACTTTAACCGTTAAGTCCAATACCGAGCCCTGTATAACCACAGGGCTTTTTTATGCATTGTTATGACAAAAGCGTTTCCATTGATACCTGAGCAAGCGCTTTCGCATTAACTGCGGCACAAAAGGGTTAACTTTTTGCCAATATTGCCCTGCTATGACAACATATAACTTCTCTTCATTTAAAAGGCATATTGTGTGATGAAACCCGGTGTTTGGATTGAGGCTGGCATCGTCATTATCTATGGCGCCAGTCTGG
Protein-coding sequences here:
- the hemC gene encoding hydroxymethylbilane synthase gives rise to the protein MKTTKVRIATRKSALALWQAEYVKAQLEHFHPQVTVELVPMTTKGDIILDTPLAKVGGKGLFVKELEVAMLENRADIAVHSMKDVPVDFPPGLGLEVICPREDPRDAFVSNKYNTLAELPQGAIVGTSSLRRQCQLKELRPDLDIRDLRGNVNTRLRKLDDGEYDAIILASAGLIRLEMSERISDYIEPEVMLPANGQGAVGIECRTDDDTIKALLAPLEDLATRQRVLAERAMNKALEGGCQVPIGSYAVIQGDQLYLRGLVGAVDGSKIIRSEITGSLEQGEDLGEQLAQTLLSQGAAAILKQVYDNH
- the cyaY gene encoding iron donor protein CyaY, producing MNDSQYNLIADDLLLAVEEAIEDCGYDIDYEGAGGLLTLTFKNGSKIILNKQAPLHEVWVATKFNGHHFAYQDNQWRDKRAGDEFWQFLSAAVSKQADADITLSE
- a CDS encoding heme biosynthesis HemY N-terminal domain-containing protein, which codes for MKRLILILCLILLAILTAIAIGPMLIDGKGYITVVSGDTAYQTTILSAVYLLTALFLVLLAVLFILRGGLRFSLGGWHKLTRASQRRALKNFNKGITAYVIDDYAQAEQLLAKSAQLPQFEQTAYLLAASAADKQNSGSNHYLERVGTDKHFIKNAGLEGVLVKVKIFIGQGEYSKARELIDNHHKYIGHDARLLALEIDLCLIEQRFEAAIEHLKAARKQKTISKEKLAAWEREAFAGIFNDTISQADQNALFAYWKKLPRKIQQSEPVLLAYCRVLAENKLNDALTDILLPVLKKDPRQQQLRAFQVLPVHQGDALIAQVQKQLGKHQQEAKWLSYLGHLAFNSEQWQMSERAFNSLLALETPGYDASDLEALASVLSQQGKFEQANKILTRRIKMQASQAKA
- a CDS encoding uroporphyrinogen-III C-methyltransferase, whose protein sequence is MTEQKQPEDTVQENASAADKAGVSPATDKKPPGSAHKNNQASIKAKMKKDENNKTAQVSKTGVLALMLALLACAGSAGLYYWQSQQQPLQQAQTQKTLSQQLEAKLKSGEQQLSQLLQAREQQLTEHFNRQINALKSQSEQNLAQLNQTLKGLQQEQPGNWLFNEAEYLIRMASRTLWLEQNTDTAISLLTDADKRLSQMNNPALLPVRQLIFQDIETLKLLPRQQSAQVILTLMGLDKQLGSLVMARPYRQQNQEQAQDLTLTSDPADWRENLAKVWQKFRANYIITSRPRTKGDDPLLSPQHQQNLQENLALKLQLAIWSASKGESTIYRQTLDDIQQWLNQYYESENKTNQGFIAAIEKLKPATLTVNYPDKLVSLAAIRKVIAQNNSNTAVPGQANGQPPAIKTPEEQLPKLKADQDGASL
- a CDS encoding uroporphyrinogen-III synthase, yielding MTTTKLKVLITRPQEKGRVLAQKLTQLGICASHQPLFSYRALADQYEIRQTLTLSPNPILIFVSVAAVNYAHESYPLQHWQHARVIAVGAATEKALQQYGMDNVICPQEHNSEGMLALPELADVNGRQIIIVRGNGGRELMAQTLRERGAKVNYLESYQRIWLSLPRDIPQQWQAKPINCMVITSNALLERIVELLAPLDEFWQKTCLYVVASERIAAKAKALGLQRVVNARGADDQAITGTLINLMTQITEAEND
- the lptM gene encoding LPS translocon maturation chaperone LptM, which produces MSIQANKTLLLGGLFSILVLTACGNKGPLYQTPSEEVQQAESKAEERHSGSPEQEK